A single genomic interval of Zunongwangia sp. HGR-M22 harbors:
- a CDS encoding MarR family winged helix-turn-helix transcriptional regulator, whose translation MKEKTIDYVLRATWMTVSKMYNEEAGKAGSTMATGFALLSIDPEKGTPSTSLGPKMGMEATSLSRMLKTMETKGLIERRKNPNDGRSVLIYLTKFGLEMRDFSKGVVLRFDEAVKENVSEQDLKTFTEVANTITDLIANRKIYNQEIELKNK comes from the coding sequence ATGAAAGAAAAAACAATAGATTATGTGTTGAGAGCAACTTGGATGACTGTTTCTAAAATGTATAATGAAGAAGCAGGTAAAGCAGGTAGCACAATGGCTACAGGTTTCGCACTTCTTAGCATAGATCCCGAAAAAGGAACACCCTCTACATCCCTCGGGCCCAAAATGGGAATGGAAGCTACCAGTTTAAGCAGGATGCTCAAAACTATGGAAACTAAAGGATTGATCGAGCGCAGAAAAAACCCTAACGATGGTAGAAGCGTATTAATTTATCTAACCAAATTTGGATTAGAAATGAGAGATTTCTCTAAAGGAGTAGTTCTAAGGTTTGATGAAGCTGTAAAAGAAAATGTTAGCGAACAGGATCTCAAAACCTTTACAGAAGTTGCAAACACCATTACTGATCTTATAGCAAACAGAAAAATTTATAATCAAGAGATTGAATTAAAGAATAAATAA
- a CDS encoding DUF4136 domain-containing protein: MKNKNIFIPILIVLFCYACGSQVKTVNPDKNSLKNYKSFAFLPNANLNTNPEQQDVSKVVVETVNANMERAGYTLDSENPDLLVLISSKKLVEPTAQQNPELQKDYAAYPYTDGVGRVNPAYGNYYYGGYGNFGRITGYDTDSYEYEAGAVIIDLVDRKTKETVWKGTTKKNLVDQADLEAQEEMVNLVFSELPAFQKDSE, translated from the coding sequence ATGAAAAATAAAAACATTTTTATTCCAATTTTAATTGTACTCTTTTGTTATGCTTGTGGATCTCAGGTAAAAACTGTAAATCCGGATAAAAATAGCCTCAAAAATTATAAAAGCTTTGCCTTTTTACCCAATGCAAATTTAAATACGAATCCAGAACAGCAAGATGTAAGTAAAGTTGTGGTAGAAACTGTGAATGCGAATATGGAAAGAGCTGGATATACATTAGATTCAGAAAATCCAGATCTTTTGGTTCTTATAAGCTCTAAAAAACTGGTAGAGCCTACAGCGCAACAAAATCCTGAACTTCAAAAAGATTACGCAGCGTATCCTTATACTGATGGCGTAGGCAGAGTAAACCCGGCTTACGGTAATTATTATTATGGTGGTTATGGTAACTTCGGAAGAATTACCGGATATGATACCGATTCTTATGAATATGAAGCTGGTGCTGTAATTATCGATTTAGTAGATCGTAAAACCAAAGAAACAGTTTGGAAAGGCACAACAAAGAAAAACCTTGTCGATCAAGCCGATTTAGAAGCTCAGGAAGAAATGGTAAATCTTGTATTTAGTGAA
- a CDS encoding AMP-dependent synthetase/ligase, translating to MNTIKRLFDFPYFQQKNYPLQTALATKYNGEWKKISTKEYIDEANKVSRALLRMGIKPNDKIAIISSTNRNEWNITDIGILQIGAQNVPIYPTISQQEYEYVLNHSEAIYCFVSDKEVLSKINAIKANTQLKEVYSFDEIEDCKNWKEVLKLGEDTGNQKEVQERMDAIKTTDLATLIYTSGTTGKPKGVMLSHENIVSNVLGSAPRVPFDFGTYTALSFLPVCHVFERMILYLYQYYAVSIYFAESIDMLSENLKEVKPNVITAVPRLLEKVYDKIVAKGSSAGGIKTALFNWALALGHQYEPYGANGSWYEFKLNLARKIVFSKWKEGLGGNIELIVSGSAALQPRLARVFAAAGIPVMEGYGLTETSPVIAVNDQRDHNFKIGTVGKPIKNSEVKIAEDGEILTKGPSVMMGYYKDEEKTNQALTSDRFFHTGDIGEIDDDGFLKITDRKKEMFKTSGGKYVAPQILENTMKQSQFIDQIMVVGEGEKMPAALIQPNFDFLKEWASRKNIDLGKGSLSEITENKMVNDRIEQEIDFYNKNFGSWEQVKKFKLTPEIWSVEEGLLTPTMKVKRKNVVEKYRHLYDQIYDR from the coding sequence ATGAATACTATAAAACGTCTTTTTGATTTCCCTTATTTTCAGCAAAAAAATTACCCGCTGCAAACTGCTTTAGCTACAAAGTACAATGGTGAATGGAAGAAAATTTCTACTAAAGAATATATCGATGAAGCTAATAAAGTAAGCCGCGCTTTGCTAAGAATGGGCATTAAACCCAATGATAAAATTGCGATTATTTCTTCTACAAATCGTAATGAATGGAATATTACAGATATCGGAATTTTACAAATAGGTGCTCAAAATGTACCTATCTATCCAACGATTTCCCAACAAGAATATGAATATGTTTTAAATCATAGTGAAGCAATATATTGTTTTGTATCTGATAAAGAGGTATTAAGCAAAATCAATGCAATAAAAGCTAATACTCAGCTTAAAGAAGTATATAGTTTTGATGAAATTGAAGATTGCAAAAACTGGAAAGAAGTCCTAAAATTAGGAGAAGACACAGGTAATCAAAAAGAAGTTCAAGAGCGTATGGATGCGATCAAAACGACAGATCTCGCTACGTTGATTTATACTTCTGGAACTACGGGAAAACCCAAAGGCGTTATGCTTTCTCACGAAAATATAGTGAGTAATGTCTTGGGAAGTGCTCCAAGGGTTCCATTTGATTTTGGAACATATACTGCGCTTAGTTTTCTACCAGTTTGCCATGTTTTTGAAAGAATGATCTTGTATCTATACCAATATTATGCGGTATCGATCTATTTTGCTGAATCGATCGATATGCTAAGTGAAAACCTGAAAGAAGTTAAACCTAATGTGATTACAGCTGTTCCGCGCCTACTTGAAAAAGTTTACGACAAGATTGTGGCCAAAGGATCTTCTGCCGGTGGTATAAAAACGGCTTTATTCAATTGGGCCTTAGCATTAGGACATCAATATGAACCATACGGTGCAAATGGATCATGGTATGAGTTTAAATTGAATTTAGCCAGAAAAATTGTATTTTCTAAATGGAAAGAAGGATTAGGCGGAAATATTGAATTAATTGTATCTGGTAGTGCTGCATTACAACCTCGACTCGCCAGAGTCTTTGCTGCTGCAGGAATTCCTGTTATGGAAGGATACGGACTTACTGAAACTTCACCGGTAATTGCAGTAAACGATCAAAGAGATCATAACTTTAAAATTGGAACCGTTGGAAAACCAATAAAGAATTCAGAAGTAAAAATTGCAGAAGACGGAGAAATTCTCACCAAGGGTCCAAGTGTTATGATGGGCTATTATAAAGACGAAGAAAAAACGAATCAGGCATTAACTTCAGATCGCTTTTTCCACACAGGAGATATCGGAGAAATCGACGATGACGGTTTTCTTAAAATTACCGACCGTAAAAAAGAAATGTTCAAAACTTCTGGCGGCAAATATGTAGCTCCGCAGATATTGGAAAACACCATGAAACAATCACAGTTTATAGACCAAATTATGGTTGTAGGTGAAGGAGAGAAAATGCCGGCTGCTTTGATTCAGCCAAACTTCGACTTTTTAAAAGAATGGGCTTCAAGAAAGAATATCGATTTAGGCAAAGGTTCTCTATCAGAGATTACAGAGAATAAAATGGTGAATGATCGTATAGAGCAAGAAATCGATTTTTACAATAAAAATTTTGGTAGCTGGGAGCAGGTTAAAAAATTTAAGTTAACTCCCGAAATATGGAGTGTAGAAGAGGGCCTTTTAACCCCTACTATGAAAGTGAAAAGGAAAAATGTAGTAGAAAAGTATCGTCATTTATACGATCAAATTTACGACAGATAA